In Acaryochloris marina S15, a single genomic region encodes these proteins:
- a CDS encoding carotenoid oxygenase family protein, whose amino-acid sequence MTRIASVNNLSVQGNITVSGPSTESQTWPSFPKAILSVSRKEHYHQPLGLTILSRKDGELPVDPSSTAFLEPQYWQSHSPQSDVPGPLPTTLKGHVFVIGTAASFDSHKIKDTEIYLPTQGGWQHIYSGDGMIYRLDFHSSVHSTITSENPHPEQPCATTQQPGWAHLATRLIKTPDYYADWALESNPKYLEQWSDYQQLTFRDAALTRLSMGLGGRNYLNTAWLPLKPKQNDSERLLVTWDAGRPYEVDPCSLGLVAPVGLNKDWKPIFDMPAVSRPLQKLFGFPILSQVFPMILSSAHPVYDDHEDAVYMVNGTKSMGSMMQVTRLQPYFLKGLLKFLNKLEGEDPNTPRTSFFDYVVLALVNVVLWLLGILLAILSFWEVGGTDRLFLYRWQGEQTEIDKSDQWEVVTEKGHSIPIYQSVHQMSLTKDYIVISDSSFKFVVADVLPSLFNPQNFAKNLRRVVSFVARPRQTVTENPESTSTSTDSPDQSPDQIKKGIKRDLRQDFQDLFSFLNYAQTPYTDVYVIARTDLESTDSSPGGNKVKAKHFRLQPETAHFLASYENPANQVVLHVGHIKGLDPAEFVNKIDEAVCHYSQTANSGQPCPEDINKTLQQRSGVLANSMAPNQLGTWTLDMATGQSEKAIIEDDDKFQLLAFFAFNEKTANHLTDVYWNCGGAWPNHHTLNHLDLYKDQIDPQVLDQQINRIAKEGRPANLLRVSQTSPLDGQASTPPQLKIEDYYAFPPGYYASSPQFVPREDGTPSATHGYIVCVVVATDYSQTDDAEYPKVSELWIFDATHLSQGPLYRLNHPELNIGPTLHTAWLSKLESPPSRTDYDVREDYKGVLDQMEPENLKTRIQDLFEQEVFPHVIHDSADASAKQTFKMRIFDATGVSTAVHHGIEQYATACGYHDPIVIRAEENTLVQDVQYQDTDQLSSQQFAEIMQAGVDLYRGHWPHQQGDEIPPLLHQSAKALAALLKIIAAVENGVLLLGQLIIIKSSNPESIPQTYVKVVSEELKQTLAETPELLDSSQAMVNFLYNRAELPDAIA is encoded by the coding sequence TTGACTCGAATTGCCAGCGTCAACAACCTATCGGTGCAAGGGAATATCACAGTGAGCGGACCTTCAACAGAATCTCAAACCTGGCCATCTTTTCCCAAAGCGATCTTGTCGGTCAGTCGCAAAGAGCATTATCACCAGCCCCTGGGTTTAACGATTTTGTCTCGGAAGGATGGGGAGTTGCCAGTAGACCCCAGTAGTACAGCCTTTCTGGAACCTCAATATTGGCAAAGCCATTCCCCCCAGTCTGACGTTCCTGGGCCTCTCCCCACAACCTTGAAGGGCCATGTGTTTGTGATTGGCACGGCTGCCTCCTTTGATTCCCACAAAATTAAAGATACTGAAATTTATTTACCCACCCAAGGTGGTTGGCAACATATCTATTCTGGCGATGGCATGATCTATCGCTTAGATTTTCATAGCTCAGTTCATTCAACCATCACATCAGAGAACCCCCACCCCGAGCAGCCTTGTGCCACCACTCAGCAACCGGGATGGGCCCATTTAGCGACTCGCCTGATCAAAACCCCTGATTACTACGCAGACTGGGCTTTGGAGTCCAACCCCAAATATCTAGAGCAGTGGTCAGACTATCAGCAGCTTACGTTCCGGGATGCAGCCCTAACGCGTCTATCGATGGGATTGGGAGGCCGCAATTATCTCAATACTGCCTGGTTACCCTTAAAGCCAAAACAGAATGATAGCGAGCGATTGCTGGTGACTTGGGATGCCGGACGGCCCTACGAAGTCGACCCCTGTTCCTTAGGATTGGTTGCCCCCGTCGGTCTCAATAAAGATTGGAAACCGATTTTTGATATGCCGGCGGTTTCAAGGCCCCTGCAAAAGCTTTTTGGGTTCCCGATTTTGTCCCAGGTGTTTCCCATGATTCTGTCATCGGCTCATCCCGTATATGACGACCATGAAGATGCCGTTTATATGGTCAATGGCACTAAATCCATGGGCAGCATGATGCAAGTCACGAGACTGCAGCCCTATTTCCTCAAAGGGCTTTTGAAATTCTTAAATAAGCTAGAGGGAGAAGATCCCAATACCCCGCGAACGTCTTTCTTTGACTATGTTGTGCTGGCGTTAGTCAATGTCGTGCTTTGGCTCCTAGGGATTCTGCTGGCTATTTTGAGTTTCTGGGAGGTTGGAGGGACCGATCGGCTCTTCCTCTATCGATGGCAGGGGGAGCAAACAGAGATTGATAAATCAGATCAATGGGAAGTGGTGACGGAAAAGGGGCATTCAATTCCCATCTATCAGTCCGTTCATCAAATGTCTTTGACGAAAGACTACATCGTTATTTCCGATTCCAGCTTTAAATTTGTGGTGGCCGATGTACTGCCCAGCTTATTCAATCCCCAAAATTTTGCGAAAAACCTACGCAGGGTTGTGAGCTTCGTTGCCCGTCCCAGACAAACAGTGACCGAAAACCCTGAGTCCACTTCTACCTCGACTGACTCACCCGATCAAAGTCCAGATCAGATCAAAAAAGGAATTAAAAGGGACTTACGCCAGGATTTTCAAGATTTATTTTCATTCCTCAACTATGCCCAAACTCCTTATACCGATGTGTACGTTATTGCCCGGACTGACCTAGAGTCTACTGATTCCAGCCCAGGGGGCAACAAAGTGAAGGCCAAGCATTTTCGTCTTCAACCAGAAACCGCCCATTTTCTGGCGAGTTATGAAAATCCAGCTAACCAAGTGGTTCTCCATGTAGGCCATATTAAAGGTCTCGATCCAGCCGAATTTGTCAACAAAATTGACGAGGCGGTGTGTCACTATTCTCAAACAGCCAACTCAGGGCAACCTTGCCCGGAAGATATCAATAAAACCCTGCAGCAGCGATCCGGTGTTTTAGCCAACAGTATGGCTCCGAATCAGTTAGGAACTTGGACCTTAGATATGGCAACGGGACAATCCGAAAAAGCCATTATTGAAGACGACGATAAGTTTCAGCTGCTGGCCTTCTTTGCCTTCAATGAAAAGACAGCCAACCACTTGACAGATGTGTATTGGAATTGCGGCGGTGCCTGGCCCAACCACCACACCCTTAACCATCTCGATCTATACAAAGACCAAATAGACCCTCAGGTTCTCGATCAACAAATCAACCGAATTGCCAAGGAAGGCAGACCGGCCAATCTACTGCGAGTCAGTCAAACGTCCCCTCTAGATGGACAGGCATCTACTCCTCCTCAGCTCAAGATTGAAGATTATTACGCCTTTCCGCCGGGCTACTATGCCAGCTCTCCTCAGTTTGTACCCAGAGAGGATGGTACACCCAGTGCAACCCACGGCTATATTGTCTGTGTGGTGGTGGCAACGGATTATTCTCAAACAGATGATGCAGAATATCCTAAAGTGAGCGAGCTATGGATCTTTGATGCCACCCATCTGAGTCAAGGGCCACTGTATCGTCTGAATCACCCGGAGTTAAATATTGGGCCAACTCTGCATACGGCCTGGCTGAGTAAGCTTGAATCCCCCCCATCCCGGACGGACTATGACGTTCGGGAAGATTACAAAGGAGTACTCGATCAAATGGAACCTGAAAATCTAAAAACTCGCATACAGGATCTATTTGAACAGGAGGTGTTCCCTCACGTGATTCATGACAGTGCAGATGCGAGTGCGAAGCAAACCTTCAAGATGAGAATTTTTGATGCTACTGGCGTATCCACAGCTGTCCATCACGGCATTGAACAATACGCGACGGCCTGTGGATATCATGATCCGATTGTGATCCGAGCTGAGGAAAATACCTTGGTTCAGGATGTTCAATATCAAGACACAGATCAACTTTCCTCCCAGCAGTTTGCTGAAATTATGCAAGCAGGTGTTGACTTGTATCGTGGTCACTGGCCCCATCAGCAGGGTGATGAAATACCCCCATTACTCCACCAAAGTGCAAAGGCCCTTGCGGCACTGTTAAAAATTATTGCAGCTGTAGAAAATGGAGTTCTTCTGCTGGGCCAACTGATTATTATCAAATCTAGCAATCCAGAGAGTATCCCCCAGACCTATGTGAAAGTGGTGTCGGAAGAGTTAAAACAGACCCTGGCAGAGACCCCCGAGCTTTTGGATAGCTCTCAGGCGATGGTCAACTTTCTCTATAATCGAGCAGAATTACCCGATGCAATTGCTTAG
- a CDS encoding homocysteine biosynthesis protein — protein sequence MRTIADINDKIEEGKAVVWTVEELKAKVADLGITQAAKAVDVITTGTFEPMESSGAILNLGHTDPPIKIRQCWLDGVAAYSGFGAVDLYLGASQAPDRKQPSELMEGEDIQMQGGGHVIEDLIAGKAIHLRALGQMTDCYPRATLDTMITKETINQFYLFNPRNLYQNFIVGVNGGDHLLYTYLGPLQPRLGNAIYSNPGALSPLLNDPNLRLIGVGTRIFLGGGVGYVTWEGTQHFPLQKRLPNDTPIGPAATLALIGDAKQMESRWVRGCYFKQYGPSLMLGVGIPLPVIDEEVVRRCAVTDEDLVAPIIDFSIPRRVRPTFGLVSYAQLKSGTIKVESTKVRSAPLASMALARQVALELKQWIELGTFTLTEPVASIACDRTFVPQDAWGSQISLE from the coding sequence ATGCGCACCATTGCCGATATCAACGACAAAATCGAAGAGGGCAAAGCCGTTGTCTGGACGGTAGAAGAACTGAAAGCCAAAGTGGCTGACCTGGGGATTACCCAAGCGGCGAAAGCCGTGGATGTGATTACCACGGGCACCTTTGAACCCATGGAATCCTCGGGGGCCATTCTCAACCTGGGACATACGGATCCACCGATCAAAATTCGCCAATGTTGGCTGGATGGGGTGGCGGCCTATTCTGGATTTGGGGCGGTGGACCTGTACTTAGGCGCTTCCCAAGCCCCAGATCGCAAGCAGCCTTCAGAATTAATGGAAGGGGAAGATATTCAAATGCAAGGGGGCGGTCATGTCATCGAAGACTTGATCGCGGGCAAAGCGATTCATCTCCGGGCACTAGGGCAAATGACCGATTGCTATCCTCGGGCCACTCTAGACACGATGATTACTAAGGAGACCATTAATCAGTTTTATCTGTTCAATCCCCGCAATCTCTACCAAAATTTTATTGTGGGGGTGAATGGTGGCGATCATCTGCTTTATACCTATCTGGGGCCTCTACAACCGCGCCTGGGGAATGCCATCTACTCCAATCCAGGGGCCTTATCTCCTTTACTGAATGATCCGAACTTGCGGCTCATCGGCGTCGGGACTCGAATTTTCTTAGGTGGGGGAGTGGGCTATGTCACTTGGGAAGGAACCCAGCATTTTCCATTACAAAAGCGATTGCCAAATGATACGCCCATTGGGCCAGCGGCGACCCTGGCACTGATTGGAGACGCCAAACAGATGGAGTCGCGATGGGTGCGGGGCTGTTATTTCAAGCAGTATGGTCCGTCTTTGATGTTGGGGGTCGGCATTCCCTTACCCGTGATTGATGAAGAAGTGGTCCGCCGTTGTGCGGTCACGGATGAGGACTTAGTCGCCCCCATTATCGATTTTTCGATTCCTCGTCGCGTGCGGCCGACCTTTGGTTTAGTCAGCTATGCTCAGCTGAAATCTGGAACCATTAAAGTAGAGAGCACTAAAGTTCGTTCGGCTCCGTTAGCCAGTATGGCTCTGGCACGTCAGGTAGCCCTAGAACTAAAGCAGTGGATAGAGTTGGGGACGTTTACTTTGACGGAACCGGTGGCGTCTATTGCTTGCGATCGCACCTTCGTTCCCCAGGATGCTTGGGGGTCACAAATTAGCCTGGAATAA
- a CDS encoding MBL fold metallo-hydrolase — MAQIQKMRSQNVTGDVYVDSTCIDCDTCRWMAPEIFHRDGSQSAVFAQPTQEKERLHALQALLSCPTASIGTVEKPTEIRQVQQSLPILVAENVYHCGYHSEKSFGATSYFIQRDDGNVLVDSPQFTPPLVKQLEAMGGIKYMYLTHQDDVADHAQFQSHFGCTRILHQDDISTETQDVELTLEGTDPYTLAPDLLIIPVPGHSQGHTVLLHKNFLFTGDHLAWSAGANRLVGFRRYCWYSWDEQIQSMKKLLNYNFEWILPGHGRRYHASLKDMHPQIQDCIMEMEATG; from the coding sequence ATGGCTCAGATACAGAAGATGCGATCGCAAAATGTTACGGGAGATGTATACGTCGATAGTACCTGTATTGACTGTGATACTTGCCGATGGATGGCTCCCGAAATTTTTCATCGGGACGGCAGTCAGTCAGCCGTGTTTGCCCAGCCCACTCAAGAAAAAGAACGGCTCCATGCCTTGCAGGCTTTATTATCTTGTCCGACAGCCTCAATTGGAACCGTGGAGAAACCCACTGAGATTCGCCAGGTGCAGCAAAGCCTACCTATTTTAGTAGCTGAAAATGTCTACCACTGTGGCTACCATTCTGAGAAATCTTTTGGGGCAACCAGCTATTTTATTCAGCGGGATGATGGCAATGTCTTGGTTGACTCGCCCCAATTTACACCGCCCCTGGTGAAACAACTAGAAGCGATGGGGGGCATCAAGTATATGTACCTCACCCATCAGGATGATGTAGCGGACCATGCTCAGTTTCAATCGCATTTTGGCTGCACTAGAATCTTGCACCAGGATGATATTTCCACAGAAACCCAAGATGTAGAATTAACACTTGAGGGAACCGACCCTTATACCTTGGCCCCAGACCTACTGATTATTCCGGTGCCAGGCCATAGTCAAGGCCATACCGTGTTGCTGCACAAGAATTTTTTGTTTACAGGGGACCATTTAGCTTGGTCGGCAGGGGCCAATCGTTTGGTGGGGTTCCGACGCTACTGTTGGTATTCCTGGGATGAGCAAATTCAATCCATGAAAAAACTTTTAAATTACAATTTTGAGTGGATTTTACCGGGCCATGGGCGTCGATATCATGCCAGTTTGAAAGACATGCATCCGCAAATTCAAGATTGCATTATGGAGATGGAAGCGACTGGGTAA
- a CDS encoding TRAFAC clade GTPase domain-containing protein: protein MQRVAQFFSRQPPLTHNILSIGFRGAGKTVFLAGSYTSLHFNRKKARLHQEWLDCQDAESHEKMNQLLNFITQSRQYPPPTLKATDFNFSVKTRTLCGVKTRCHLHWWDIPGEFCQPNNTDFQLLLFSSHACCLLIDAPAFVNDRPYQQKVKSVLHQLAQFLPQSQANRPNYPLAVILTKFDLLQTELSRGQLKQQLQPFVQDLRSHQINSHGFTSAIPLISFGASVTLHPQGTGAPFRWLISELKKTEQS from the coding sequence ATGCAGCGTGTCGCTCAATTCTTTTCGAGGCAACCTCCTCTCACCCATAACATCTTGAGTATCGGGTTTCGAGGAGCTGGGAAAACCGTTTTTCTAGCAGGGAGCTATACCTCTCTCCACTTCAATCGTAAAAAAGCCCGATTACATCAAGAATGGCTGGACTGCCAAGACGCTGAGTCTCACGAGAAGATGAATCAGCTGTTGAACTTCATCACCCAGTCACGCCAATATCCACCGCCAACGTTAAAAGCGACTGATTTTAACTTCAGCGTTAAGACTCGAACCCTATGCGGTGTCAAAACGCGCTGCCATTTGCACTGGTGGGATATACCAGGAGAATTTTGCCAGCCCAATAATACCGATTTCCAATTGTTGCTCTTTAGTTCCCATGCCTGCTGCTTGCTGATTGATGCCCCAGCTTTCGTCAATGATCGTCCCTACCAACAGAAAGTGAAATCGGTGCTTCACCAATTGGCGCAATTCCTGCCCCAATCCCAAGCGAATCGTCCCAATTATCCGTTGGCAGTCATTCTGACTAAGTTTGATTTGTTGCAAACGGAGCTGAGTCGGGGGCAGCTAAAGCAGCAGCTTCAACCGTTCGTCCAGGATTTACGCAGTCATCAGATTAACTCTCATGGGTTCACCTCTGCGATTCCGCTGATCTCTTTCGGAGCCAGTGTGACCTTGCATCCCCAAGGGACGGGTGCTCCTTTCCGCTGGCTGATTTCAGAATTGAAAAAAACTGAACAGTCATGA